A region of Streptomyces halobius DNA encodes the following proteins:
- a CDS encoding TreTu family toxin, which produces MAAWKSGGPGTKAAAEAALTGGDEDVQRFLDTVWPKEEYEDDRVAASQKTTIGGPALQKAAREALNSNDPYKLRAFLEYDWKTPLEEDQRVFVAQVINEGGPGVREAGRAALDGSAADIRKFLERGQYVEREKDGRVEVAQVINEGGSQVRAAGRTALNGTAQDIREFLEVGQFVARAQDQEQTTVAQLAEMARNAGRRAAAETAAAKRASAQAVTASDNAKREAQRAAKAASKAHKNTQEAADAARGAANAAKGAAVAARRAVDAARAANRSARVAANAAAQAASAAAGASQASSRARQAAAAAAGDARNAAAARKAAEDARAAAKGADKAADAADEATKAATQAGVAAKSAASAGANALMAAESAERASSYAGQADAHAAAARRAAAQSRRQAEEANRAAGTAESLARQAAAKAREARDAARKAAQHARESADAAEKAAKYAGQAGKAAERSAVHAKAAREAANEASSAVAKAKATYKLARKIEDAELLTRTHKGIEQAKELKSKADELQSEQDADVRQEEQFEAQARRLTTEAAKPGVDVKDVATKGRKAALLAMKVRGPWGRAAAAAALGGSDQDVAEYIRNGWKLAAAQDERVQAERLASESSLAAVRQAAEKALKGGPTQISEFLTTGQYQAGASDFRVHIAQIINEGGPGVQQAGRAALNSNSPDQYRKFILTGQYTARYQDERVRAAQLANSGGPELKAAARIAMESPPYVLHAFIGHGQYMAKRKDLLAATHKARVQQLIAESARTAATAQQNAFEAEKAAALAAHKAAEAKSYARQAKESAASAKKSADQARGFAKNAKASAARAAESAKTARKAAADANRAAENAALSVNDASVSAELAHVSASIAWTSAKKARASALAAGKDAKAANKAAKDALKIAVEKAMAEAKAQRKAEADAKEKAHQEAGRRASELYRCGMLGCDARVSSPNFPTWCTKNRLMCDILADADNIEEAMRGIWNVEKKILGLESLEACAKDKDILTCGDLFKDVLISSKLKALRTAYETLNHLSKGWCIQCFPAGTKVLMGDGSTRNIEDIKPGDQVLSTDPISGETGSQEATHKIVTEHDKRFNELTIATHRGPEKLTATYEHPFWSPSEHRWVPASDLKPGTSLRSNDGSTVRVEANHAFEKHARTYNLTVNGLHTYYVLAGETPVLVHNSGGHTPENGMVTVGRWMSPAEHQAMMETGMVQRGGGGFTYVVYPASRDAYISARPGSVYVEFDVPKSSLIPGGRPGDFKMSDSDTIFARLAKKKGNPVPELPKAKNVKLGGWGCL; this is translated from the coding sequence GTGGCTGCTTGGAAGTCCGGGGGGCCGGGAACGAAGGCCGCGGCGGAAGCTGCCCTGACAGGCGGTGACGAAGACGTACAGCGCTTCCTGGACACTGTGTGGCCAAAAGAGGAGTATGAGGACGACCGGGTAGCCGCAAGCCAGAAGACCACCATCGGCGGTCCGGCCCTGCAGAAGGCTGCCCGCGAAGCGCTAAACAGCAACGATCCGTACAAGCTCCGAGCATTCCTTGAATATGACTGGAAGACTCCGCTTGAAGAGGATCAGCGGGTCTTTGTGGCCCAGGTCATCAACGAGGGTGGGCCAGGTGTCCGGGAGGCCGGACGTGCTGCGCTCGATGGTTCGGCAGCTGATATCCGGAAGTTCCTTGAACGGGGCCAGTACGTCGAGCGTGAGAAGGATGGCCGGGTCGAAGTAGCCCAGGTCATCAACGAGGGCGGATCTCAGGTCCGCGCGGCCGGCAGGACCGCTCTGAACGGGACCGCCCAGGACATCCGTGAGTTCCTGGAGGTCGGCCAGTTCGTAGCACGGGCCCAGGATCAGGAACAGACCACGGTTGCCCAGCTGGCTGAGATGGCCCGCAACGCGGGTCGTCGTGCGGCTGCGGAGACGGCGGCGGCCAAGCGGGCTTCGGCGCAAGCCGTGACCGCGTCGGACAACGCCAAGCGGGAGGCCCAGCGGGCGGCCAAGGCCGCGTCCAAGGCCCACAAGAACACGCAGGAGGCTGCCGACGCGGCCAGGGGCGCGGCGAATGCGGCCAAGGGGGCTGCCGTCGCTGCGCGGCGTGCGGTCGACGCGGCGCGTGCGGCGAATCGCTCGGCTCGGGTTGCGGCGAATGCGGCTGCGCAGGCTGCGTCCGCTGCCGCTGGTGCTTCTCAGGCGTCGTCGCGGGCCCGTCAGGCAGCTGCCGCTGCTGCTGGCGATGCCCGTAACGCGGCTGCGGCACGTAAGGCGGCTGAAGATGCCAGGGCTGCGGCCAAGGGCGCTGACAAGGCGGCGGATGCCGCTGATGAGGCCACCAAGGCTGCTACACAGGCCGGGGTGGCGGCGAAGTCTGCGGCCAGTGCGGGAGCCAACGCTCTGATGGCCGCCGAGTCCGCGGAGCGTGCCAGCAGTTACGCCGGTCAGGCTGATGCGCATGCTGCCGCTGCCAGGCGGGCGGCGGCACAGTCCCGCCGTCAGGCCGAGGAGGCCAACCGCGCAGCCGGTACGGCCGAGAGCCTCGCGCGTCAAGCTGCCGCGAAGGCGCGGGAAGCACGCGATGCGGCACGTAAGGCCGCGCAGCACGCTCGGGAGTCGGCTGACGCTGCGGAGAAGGCCGCCAAATATGCCGGTCAGGCAGGTAAGGCTGCGGAAAGGTCCGCTGTTCACGCCAAGGCCGCCCGGGAGGCCGCCAACGAGGCCAGCTCAGCCGTGGCCAAAGCGAAGGCCACCTACAAGCTGGCGCGTAAGATCGAGGACGCCGAGCTCCTGACACGGACCCACAAGGGGATCGAGCAGGCCAAGGAGCTCAAGAGCAAAGCCGATGAGCTTCAGTCTGAGCAAGACGCGGACGTCCGGCAGGAAGAGCAGTTCGAGGCCCAGGCGCGTCGGCTGACCACCGAGGCTGCCAAGCCTGGTGTCGATGTGAAGGACGTGGCGACCAAGGGCCGCAAGGCCGCGCTGCTGGCAATGAAGGTTCGTGGTCCGTGGGGGCGTGCAGCTGCCGCAGCCGCCCTCGGCGGTTCGGACCAGGATGTCGCCGAATACATCCGCAACGGCTGGAAGCTTGCCGCTGCGCAGGATGAGCGTGTCCAGGCCGAGAGGCTGGCCAGCGAGAGTTCCCTAGCAGCGGTCCGACAAGCAGCGGAAAAGGCGCTTAAGGGTGGCCCCACGCAGATTTCGGAGTTCTTGACCACCGGCCAGTATCAGGCCGGTGCCAGTGACTTCCGTGTGCACATCGCACAGATCATCAACGAGGGCGGTCCCGGTGTTCAGCAGGCCGGTCGGGCGGCCTTGAACTCCAATTCCCCGGACCAGTACCGGAAGTTCATCCTCACCGGGCAGTACACGGCCCGGTATCAGGACGAGCGGGTTCGCGCGGCGCAGCTGGCCAACAGCGGTGGCCCGGAGCTCAAAGCCGCAGCCCGCATCGCCATGGAGAGCCCGCCCTATGTGCTCCACGCCTTCATTGGGCACGGCCAGTACATGGCCAAGCGGAAGGACTTGCTGGCTGCCACGCACAAGGCACGTGTCCAGCAGCTGATCGCAGAGTCGGCGCGCACAGCAGCCACTGCCCAGCAGAACGCTTTCGAAGCCGAGAAGGCAGCCGCCCTTGCCGCCCACAAGGCCGCGGAGGCGAAGAGTTATGCCCGGCAGGCGAAGGAATCGGCGGCCAGTGCGAAGAAGTCGGCCGACCAGGCCCGCGGTTTCGCCAAGAACGCTAAGGCCTCTGCTGCACGCGCTGCGGAGTCGGCCAAGACTGCACGCAAGGCCGCAGCCGATGCCAACCGCGCTGCGGAAAATGCTGCCCTTTCAGTTAATGATGCTTCCGTCTCGGCCGAACTGGCGCATGTCTCTGCCTCCATTGCCTGGACCTCTGCAAAAAAGGCCCGCGCATCGGCGCTGGCTGCGGGCAAGGATGCAAAGGCGGCCAATAAGGCCGCCAAGGACGCCCTCAAAATAGCCGTCGAAAAAGCCATGGCCGAGGCCAAGGCCCAGCGGAAGGCCGAGGCGGACGCCAAGGAGAAAGCGCACCAGGAGGCCGGCAGGAGGGCCAGTGAGCTCTACCGCTGCGGAATGCTGGGCTGCGACGCCCGGGTGTCGTCCCCCAACTTCCCCACATGGTGCACGAAAAACCGCCTCATGTGCGACATCCTGGCGGATGCGGACAACATCGAGGAGGCGATGAGGGGGATATGGAACGTTGAAAAGAAGATCCTTGGACTTGAATCGCTTGAGGCATGCGCGAAGGACAAGGACATCCTCACCTGCGGTGACCTCTTCAAAGACGTCCTGATCAGCTCGAAGCTCAAGGCACTGCGCACGGCATACGAGACACTAAACCACCTGTCCAAAGGATGGTGCATTCAGTGCTTCCCGGCTGGCACCAAGGTGCTCATGGGCGATGGATCCACACGCAATATCGAGGACATCAAACCGGGCGACCAGGTCCTCTCAACCGACCCGATCAGCGGTGAAACAGGCTCCCAAGAAGCCACCCACAAGATCGTCACTGAACATGACAAGCGCTTCAATGAACTCACTATCGCAACCCACCGTGGCCCGGAGAAGCTGACCGCCACGTATGAACATCCCTTCTGGAGCCCGTCCGAACACCGTTGGGTCCCAGCAAGCGACCTCAAACCAGGCACCAGTCTCCGCAGCAACGACGGCAGCACCGTCCGAGTCGAAGCCAACCACGCCTTCGAGAAACACGCACGCACCTACAACCTCACGGTCAACGGCCTCCACACGTACTATGTACTTGCGGGCGAAACGCCAGTCCTCGTTCACAACAGCGGAGGCCACACTCCAGAAAATGGGATGGTCACTGTTGGCCGCTGGATGTCGCCGGCAGAGCATCAGGCGATGATGGAGACCGGAATGGTTCAGCGCGGCGGAGGTGGTTTCACCTACGTTGTGTACCCGGCAAGTCGAGACGCATACATATCCGCGCGTCCGGGATCTGTCTACGTCGAATTTGACGTACCTAAATCTTCGCTCATTCCCGGCGGTCGACCGGGGGACTTCAAGATGTCAGATTCTGACACCATCTTTGCTCGGCTGGCAAAGAAGAAGGGGAACCCCGTTCCTGAACTTCCCAAAGCGAAGAATGTCAAGTTGGGAGGATGGGGATGTCTCTAG
- a CDS encoding trypsin-like serine protease codes for MTGLLTTAIAASVLTATPANAMIGQSVKDGIYTFAAELNIGSAKRGCSGALVDKQWVLTAARCFSDDPWKGFELSESAPKWNTTATIGRTDLTLKRGDSHITLTDITDVNKCRADPANIAVESWLGAFCFHTNAKSGYLTMELADTFNLWTGDQPVKATLTAEGKETVVDAPANKLTTVGQSGDTGKRSALVEIRVND; via the coding sequence ATGACCGGACTCCTTACCACCGCGATAGCCGCGAGTGTGTTGACTGCCACGCCGGCGAACGCGATGATCGGCCAGTCCGTGAAGGACGGTATATACACCTTCGCTGCCGAGCTCAACATCGGGTCTGCCAAGCGCGGTTGCTCCGGTGCGCTGGTGGACAAGCAGTGGGTTCTCACCGCTGCCCGTTGTTTCAGCGACGATCCGTGGAAGGGCTTCGAACTCTCTGAGTCTGCGCCGAAGTGGAACACGACCGCCACCATCGGCCGTACGGATCTGACCCTCAAGCGTGGCGACAGTCACATCACGCTCACCGACATCACGGATGTCAACAAGTGCCGTGCAGACCCCGCGAACATCGCGGTCGAGTCCTGGCTCGGCGCTTTCTGCTTCCACACCAACGCCAAGAGCGGCTACCTGACCATGGAACTGGCCGACACCTTCAACCTCTGGACCGGTGACCAGCCCGTGAAGGCGACGCTCACCGCCGAGGGCAAGGAGACCGTCGTCGACGCCCCCGCCAACAAACTCACCACCGTCGGCCAGTCCGGCGACACCGGCAAGCGCTCCGCACTCGTCGAGATCCGCGTCAACGACTGA
- a CDS encoding FG-GAP-like repeat-containing protein, translating into MRSSHRLRRPIRAASAAILLAAPLTLSAAPAQAVAGDPVPAASYEFTARLDIGGGQRACSGALVSPQWIATAANCFADDPATGQATAGKPKWKTTATIGRTDLTTAKGQVRQVVELVPRQDRNIVLARLAQPTTGITPVPFATAAPKAGQELKTAGFGRTQDEWVPNKLHTAAFQVDSLADATLRVSGKSASDAICKGDAGAPLVRETNGALELVALATGTNEAGCFGSETTGNAAISARLDNTVGGNTLTPGTTLLPGDTLTSNAARLTMQEDGDLVIVSNAGKPLWSTGTAGRPGATARFTDQGNLTVLAADGSTQLWESKTSAPGGKAVLQHRGNFVIHNAKGASQWASGTVVRHDYNGDGRSDLADWYDYGDGHDEIHAFTGKPDGGFNAPIHGWKTAAGNYWAENMKRTTGDFNGDGIGDVAAVYGYSDGRVKLITWLGTGDGHFRDPLHSWSVPAGQWVFSHMNVQAGDFNGDGRDDIAVWYAYDDGRDKLFTFTAKPNGGFNAPAASHFAPAGWYNAAKMKFATGDYNGDGRDDLAVFYGYSDGTVKLLTFLTKPNGGFNAPTKQGWESATGWNFDQASVHSGDFNGDGRDDLATWYDYGDGHDSVIGFNPSGPDGTFGNRTELWTVKAGSYYRENMKIATGDFNGDGRDDLATVYGYSDGRVKTITWTAKTNGTLNGPLHSWETPAGNWTFDRMHVIERYSPA; encoded by the coding sequence GTGCGTTCGTCCCATCGGCTACGCCGCCCGATACGTGCTGCGTCGGCCGCGATTCTGCTTGCCGCGCCCCTGACGCTGTCCGCTGCTCCCGCACAGGCCGTGGCCGGCGATCCGGTGCCTGCGGCCTCCTACGAGTTCACCGCCCGCCTGGATATCGGCGGCGGCCAGCGGGCCTGCTCCGGGGCCCTGGTATCGCCGCAGTGGATCGCCACCGCCGCCAACTGCTTCGCCGATGACCCCGCCACCGGCCAGGCCACCGCGGGCAAGCCGAAGTGGAAGACCACGGCCACCATCGGCCGCACCGACCTGACCACCGCCAAGGGGCAGGTCCGTCAGGTCGTCGAGCTGGTGCCGCGCCAGGACCGGAACATCGTCCTGGCTCGCCTCGCCCAGCCCACCACCGGCATCACCCCGGTCCCGTTCGCCACCGCCGCGCCGAAGGCCGGGCAGGAGCTGAAGACCGCCGGGTTCGGCCGCACCCAGGACGAGTGGGTTCCGAACAAGCTCCACACGGCCGCCTTCCAGGTGGACTCGCTGGCCGATGCCACCCTTAGGGTCAGCGGCAAGAGCGCCTCGGACGCGATCTGCAAGGGCGACGCCGGTGCCCCGCTCGTCCGCGAGACCAACGGGGCCCTGGAGCTGGTCGCCCTGGCCACCGGGACCAACGAAGCCGGCTGCTTCGGCTCCGAGACCACCGGCAACGCGGCGATCTCGGCCCGCCTGGACAACACCGTCGGCGGCAACACCCTCACCCCCGGTACCACGCTGCTGCCCGGCGACACCCTGACCTCGAATGCGGCCCGGCTGACCATGCAGGAAGACGGCGACCTCGTCATCGTCTCCAACGCCGGCAAGCCCCTGTGGTCCACCGGCACAGCCGGACGCCCCGGGGCGACCGCCCGCTTCACCGACCAGGGCAACCTCACCGTCCTCGCCGCCGACGGATCCACGCAACTCTGGGAGTCCAAGACCTCCGCCCCCGGCGGCAAGGCCGTGCTCCAGCACCGCGGCAACTTCGTCATCCACAACGCCAAGGGCGCATCCCAGTGGGCCAGCGGCACGGTCGTGCGCCACGACTACAACGGTGACGGCCGCAGCGACCTGGCCGACTGGTACGACTACGGCGACGGCCACGACGAGATCCACGCCTTCACCGGCAAGCCGGACGGCGGCTTCAACGCCCCGATCCACGGCTGGAAGACGGCCGCCGGGAACTACTGGGCCGAGAACATGAAGCGCACCACCGGTGACTTCAACGGTGACGGCATCGGCGACGTGGCCGCCGTCTACGGCTACTCCGACGGCCGGGTCAAGCTCATCACCTGGCTCGGCACGGGCGACGGACACTTCCGTGATCCGCTGCACTCCTGGAGCGTGCCCGCCGGGCAGTGGGTGTTCTCCCACATGAACGTGCAGGCCGGTGACTTCAACGGCGACGGACGCGACGACATCGCCGTCTGGTACGCCTACGACGATGGACGCGACAAGCTGTTCACCTTCACCGCCAAACCGAACGGCGGCTTCAACGCCCCCGCCGCCTCCCACTTCGCCCCCGCGGGCTGGTACAACGCGGCCAAGATGAAGTTCGCCACCGGTGACTACAACGGCGACGGCCGCGACGACCTGGCGGTCTTCTACGGCTACTCCGACGGCACGGTCAAGCTCCTGACCTTCCTCACCAAGCCCAACGGCGGCTTCAACGCCCCCACCAAGCAGGGCTGGGAATCCGCCACCGGCTGGAACTTCGACCAGGCCAGCGTGCACTCCGGCGACTTCAACGGCGACGGCCGCGACGACCTCGCCACCTGGTACGACTACGGCGACGGCCACGACTCCGTGATCGGCTTCAACCCCAGCGGGCCCGACGGCACGTTCGGCAACCGCACCGAGCTGTGGACGGTCAAGGCCGGAAGCTACTACCGCGAGAACATGAAGATCGCCACCGGTGACTTCAACGGTGACGGCCGCGACGACCTCGCCACCGTGTACGGCTACTCCGACGGCCGCGTCAAGACCATCACCTGGACCGCCAAGACCAACGGCACCCTCAACGGGCCCCTGCACAGCTGGGAAACACCCGCAGGCAACTGGACCTTCGACCGCATGCACGTGATCGAGCGATACAGCCCCGCCTAG
- a CDS encoding putative T7SS-secreted protein, translating to MATEQFEALGFDPAPGIPESVQQLASKLSRAGQQLGETHSALSRLGKSGGVWEGEAATQFAGTVGKLPSQLGTARDSLLQAAGVMQRWETRLGEYQSLAHSLETQAKTAQQNLKSAQSHPDLGLAGQTFDTEEALASAQQRLDLAQNRVNSAHEELNSLRRRAQDLLGNHNDTAIATAQALNTAAESAPDKPGRFEMLLNAIKDLGSKLGDLASDVWGWIKEHADVIYDIGTLMGYASAACDLLAVVFSETVVGAVIFEVGARAFGIGALGFHALGGLAGSKNFAWSDLALDGFALVPFGGLAKGGVGIAEGGADLVRAIDGAGRIGQIANNIYGLGNATKEKIIDVVSDLWTVDDDKKKTVAPGTPEPVQSMSLASAAGMDAPGSEQLLPRTESVPVKELTGQDNAVISRTTWDIREPSQRPARPDAMVPASGSPSAAPAFG from the coding sequence ATGGCCACCGAACAGTTCGAGGCGCTCGGATTTGATCCCGCTCCGGGCATTCCCGAGTCCGTGCAGCAACTCGCGTCCAAGCTCAGCCGGGCAGGCCAGCAGTTGGGAGAGACCCACTCCGCGCTCTCCAGGCTCGGAAAGAGCGGCGGAGTCTGGGAAGGGGAAGCAGCCACACAATTCGCTGGAACCGTCGGCAAGCTTCCCTCTCAACTAGGGACGGCACGGGACTCTCTCCTCCAGGCTGCCGGTGTGATGCAGCGCTGGGAGACCCGGCTCGGGGAGTACCAGTCTCTGGCCCACTCTCTCGAAACGCAGGCCAAGACCGCCCAGCAGAACCTGAAGAGTGCACAGTCACACCCGGATCTGGGTCTTGCCGGCCAAACCTTCGACACCGAGGAAGCCCTCGCCTCGGCACAGCAAAGACTGGATTTGGCGCAGAACCGTGTGAACAGCGCCCACGAGGAGCTAAATAGCCTCCGTCGCCGGGCACAGGATCTCCTGGGGAACCACAACGACACAGCGATCGCCACTGCGCAGGCACTCAACACTGCTGCCGAATCCGCCCCGGACAAACCCGGGCGCTTCGAGATGCTTCTGAACGCCATCAAGGACCTGGGCTCGAAGCTTGGGGACCTGGCGAGCGACGTCTGGGGATGGATCAAGGAACATGCAGATGTCATCTACGACATCGGCACCTTGATGGGCTATGCCAGCGCCGCGTGTGACCTGCTCGCGGTTGTCTTCTCGGAGACGGTTGTCGGCGCCGTCATCTTCGAGGTCGGTGCGCGGGCCTTCGGAATCGGAGCGCTGGGGTTCCACGCCCTTGGCGGGTTGGCCGGCTCGAAGAACTTCGCGTGGAGCGATCTCGCCCTCGACGGATTCGCGCTGGTGCCCTTCGGAGGACTGGCCAAGGGCGGAGTGGGAATCGCCGAGGGGGGTGCGGACCTTGTACGAGCCATCGACGGTGCCGGTCGGATCGGGCAGATCGCGAACAACATCTATGGGCTTGGCAACGCCACTAAGGAGAAGATCATCGACGTCGTCTCGGATTTGTGGACAGTCGATGATGACAAAAAGAAGACCGTTGCACCGGGCACGCCGGAGCCGGTGCAGTCGATGTCCCTCGCCAGCGCTGCTGGGATGGATGCTCCGGGTTCGGAGCAGCTGCTGCCGCGGACCGAAAGCGTTCCAGTCAAGGAGCTCACGGGGCAGGACAACGCAGTGATCAGCCGGACCACATGGGACATCCGGGAACCCTCACAGCGGCCCGCCCGCCCTGATGCCATGGTTCCCGCATCTGGCTCCCCGTCTGCCGCCCCTGCCTTCGGCTGA
- a CDS encoding RNA polymerase sigma factor, whose amino-acid sequence MVGDGLSQEAVALGGHVAQRLLDCYPVFMETEPAALRRAFRVLSLAACQDIAQEAYLRVGSKADAGKLPPGTNVMAYLRRTARNLALDRCREQQRGRRLVLMSGDALDAVTEPRAVADDGPRVLQELVIPAIEGMPESLRRKAAR is encoded by the coding sequence GTGGTAGGAGACGGCCTGTCCCAAGAGGCGGTGGCGCTGGGAGGGCATGTGGCGCAGCGGCTGCTGGACTGCTACCCGGTCTTCATGGAGACCGAGCCTGCGGCGCTGCGGCGGGCGTTTCGGGTGCTGTCGCTGGCTGCGTGCCAGGACATCGCGCAGGAGGCCTATCTGCGGGTGGGGTCGAAGGCGGACGCCGGAAAGCTGCCGCCGGGGACGAACGTGATGGCGTATCTGCGGCGGACAGCCCGCAATCTCGCCCTCGACCGGTGCCGCGAGCAGCAGCGCGGCAGACGGCTGGTGCTGATGAGCGGCGACGCACTCGATGCTGTGACAGAGCCCCGGGCAGTAGCGGATGACGGGCCAAGGGTGCTGCAGGAGCTGGTGATCCCGGCGATCGAGGGGATGCCGGAAAGCCTGCGACGAAAGGCGGCGAGATAG
- a CDS encoding CDGSH iron-sulfur domain-containing protein — protein MPSTFDRPRRITRDYDGPLLVEGPVEFICGDGSVRISRRLAVAVCTCRRSRAYPWCDTSHRRRTEPDAQVEAKG, from the coding sequence GTGCCGAGCACTTTTGACCGGCCGCGGCGCATCACCCGGGACTATGACGGGCCGCTGCTCGTGGAAGGGCCGGTCGAATTCATCTGCGGCGACGGCAGCGTCCGCATCTCGCGGCGTCTCGCCGTCGCCGTCTGTACCTGTCGACGCAGCCGGGCCTATCCGTGGTGCGACACCAGCCACCGCCGCCGCACCGAGCCCGATGCCCAAGTCGAAGCCAAGGGGTAG
- a CDS encoding bifunctional phosphatase PAP2/diacylglycerol kinase family protein, with amino-acid sequence MDEQPTRHPVRTLLRTLDHAVFRRVGERSWPMAEPVLPRLSRSANHGLLWGGVAVGMWALGGTRGRRAAVRGVASLALVSATVNTLGKGAVRRKRPVLDAVPVVRHLPRQPVTSSFPSGHAASAVAFTVGVALESRGWGAALAPVAASVAFSRIYTGVHYPSDVLVGSALGVGAAFAVRGLVPSRAQLPPPARPRTDAPALPDGDGLYVVVNPSSGAQPQLMDSVRQLKSELPRAEIIVHEEGGGPLPKVISDAAREAARRGGALGVCGGDGTINAAVAPALQFQVPLVVLPSGTFNHFAADLGTETVAAACAAVANGSAVRVDVGRITPLAARSAEPTCFLNTFSLGSYPDLIRLREHWSPKIGDPAATLLGVAKILHTAHPLKAVVNGRRRAMWLLFAGNGAYRNLGIAPVRRHDLTDGLLDVRIAHGGRFARTRLLATVLAGGVARTRLYAAAHSRQLLISGLPEGARMAYDGEVVEAPTAFQVDKLQEALTVYRPLEERPRARPMSG; translated from the coding sequence ATGGATGAACAACCGACGAGGCACCCCGTCCGCACGCTGCTCAGGACCCTGGACCACGCCGTCTTCCGCCGCGTGGGCGAGCGTTCCTGGCCGATGGCCGAGCCGGTGCTTCCGCGTCTGAGCCGGAGCGCCAACCACGGGCTGCTGTGGGGTGGTGTCGCCGTAGGGATGTGGGCCCTGGGCGGTACGCGGGGGCGGCGGGCAGCCGTGCGCGGAGTCGCGTCGCTCGCGCTGGTCTCGGCCACCGTCAACACTTTGGGCAAGGGTGCGGTGCGCCGGAAGCGGCCCGTGCTCGACGCGGTGCCGGTCGTACGCCATCTGCCCCGCCAGCCTGTCACCAGCTCGTTCCCGTCTGGGCATGCCGCGTCCGCGGTGGCGTTCACCGTCGGCGTGGCCCTCGAGTCCCGTGGCTGGGGCGCGGCCCTGGCGCCCGTGGCCGCGTCGGTGGCCTTCTCCCGTATCTATACCGGCGTGCACTACCCCAGCGATGTCCTGGTCGGTTCGGCTCTCGGTGTGGGCGCCGCCTTCGCCGTGCGCGGCTTGGTGCCCTCGCGCGCGCAGCTACCGCCGCCGGCCCGACCTCGCACGGACGCGCCTGCGCTGCCCGACGGTGACGGCCTGTACGTGGTGGTCAACCCGTCCTCCGGGGCCCAGCCGCAACTCATGGACTCTGTAAGGCAGTTGAAGTCCGAGTTGCCCCGCGCTGAGATCATCGTCCACGAGGAGGGAGGCGGACCGCTGCCCAAGGTGATCTCCGATGCCGCACGCGAAGCAGCGCGCCGGGGCGGTGCCCTCGGTGTGTGCGGCGGCGACGGCACCATCAACGCGGCCGTGGCTCCCGCCCTGCAGTTCCAGGTGCCGCTCGTGGTCCTGCCCAGTGGCACCTTCAACCACTTCGCCGCCGACCTCGGCACCGAGACAGTGGCCGCCGCCTGCGCCGCGGTCGCGAACGGCAGCGCGGTCCGCGTCGACGTCGGCCGGATCACCCCCTTGGCCGCCAGATCGGCAGAGCCGACCTGCTTCCTGAACACCTTCAGCCTCGGCTCGTACCCTGATCTCATACGCCTCAGGGAACACTGGTCGCCGAAGATCGGCGACCCGGCCGCCACCCTCCTCGGCGTCGCGAAGATCCTGCACACCGCACATCCCTTGAAGGCCGTCGTCAACGGCCGCCGTCGCGCGATGTGGCTGCTTTTCGCGGGCAACGGCGCCTACCGCAACCTGGGCATCGCCCCGGTACGTCGCCACGATCTCACCGATGGCCTCCTCGACGTACGCATCGCCCACGGCGGCCGCTTCGCGCGCACCCGTCTGCTCGCCACGGTACTGGCCGGGGGAGTGGCCAGGACCCGCCTGTACGCTGCGGCGCACTCGCGGCAGCTGCTTATTTCCGGACTGCCGGAAGGTGCACGGATGGCATACGACGGGGAAGTCGTCGAAGCGCCCACCGCGTTCCAGGTCGACAAGCTCCAGGAGGCACTGACCGTGTACCGGCCGCTGGAGGAACGGCCGCGTGCTCGACCGATGAGCGGTTGA
- a CDS encoding HAD family hydrolase, which produces MDAMLSGLEAGLSDPDVVEAQRARDVSSEAHRHAFTTWYASVPELAPVAEGLYGQLQTPEHWVPYVDTASTLTCLADHGVALGVVSDVGWDLRKTFAHHGLDGYFSTWVHSYEHNTEKPNPLLFHHACRELGVEPAETLMVGDHPAKDGGAVGAGLRSYVLPAGAAPGSHRGLDAVLRLAGFDSSGL; this is translated from the coding sequence ATGGACGCCATGCTGAGCGGTCTGGAAGCCGGCCTGTCTGATCCTGACGTGGTCGAGGCCCAGCGGGCCAGGGACGTTTCCTCCGAGGCTCACCGGCACGCTTTCACCACCTGGTATGCATCGGTCCCCGAGCTGGCACCGGTCGCGGAGGGGCTCTATGGGCAACTGCAGACGCCTGAGCACTGGGTGCCGTATGTGGACACTGCGTCCACGCTGACCTGCTTGGCAGATCACGGCGTGGCCCTGGGCGTGGTCAGTGACGTGGGTTGGGATCTGCGCAAGACCTTCGCCCACCATGGCCTGGACGGCTACTTCTCCACGTGGGTGCATTCCTATGAACACAACACGGAGAAGCCGAACCCGCTGCTGTTCCACCACGCTTGTCGTGAGCTGGGTGTCGAGCCAGCCGAAACTCTCATGGTGGGTGATCACCCCGCCAAGGACGGCGGTGCTGTCGGCGCGGGACTGCGCTCGTATGTCCTGCCCGCCGGAGCTGCTCCTGGCTCGCACCGGGGACTGGATGCCGTGCTGCGGCTGGCCGGTTTCGACTCTTCCGGGCTCTGA